A genomic region of Metopolophium dirhodum isolate CAU chromosome 1, ASM1992520v1, whole genome shotgun sequence contains the following coding sequences:
- the LOC132953761 gene encoding uncharacterized protein LOC132953761, translating to MSQVANMISKHTAPNSKDGANYKVKSVAGPFEKESQAKKLSKAWSEPDTSDDGSYISPIRSSPKKRKIIPKCNRQLEKEFLEPPKPPTTPISTRSSTHFGSVLSETNDILQGMNSSSIDEYKENNMNSMYVVLYYDDYLVIC from the exons ATGTCACAAGTTGCTAATATGATATCGAAACATACGGCCCCCAATTCCAAAGATGGTGCAAATTATAAAGTGAAATCAGTTGCAGGACCGtttg aaaaagaaAGTCaagcaaaaaaattatccaaagCTTGGTCAGAACCAGATACGTCAGATGATGGTAGTTATATATCTCCAATAAGATCATCTcctaaaaaaaggaaaataatacCAAAATGTAATCGCCAACTTGAAAAAGAATTTCTGGAACCACCTAAACCACCTACCAcacctatat CAACTAGATCTAGTACACATTTTGGTTCTGTTTTGTCAGAGACAAATGATATACTACAAGGCATGAACTCCAGCTCAATCGAtgaatataaagaaaataatatgaatagtatGTATGTAGTCTTGTACTATGATGACTATTTAGTTATTTGTtga